Proteins from a single region of Belliella baltica DSM 15883:
- a CDS encoding protein adenylyltransferase SelO, producing the protein MKWNLQHTYTELPAKLFTLQAPAPVKSPKLELFNESLAEFLGIPVADKVELSELLSGNKIPQGAKPLAQAYAGHQFGNFTILGDGRAILLGEQITPNQELFDVQLKGAGRTPYSRGGDGRATLKSMLREYLISEAMYHLGIASTRALAVVKTGENVQREWENEGAILTRVAKSHIRVGTFEFAYQQLTLVEQKELTTYTIHREYPEIKNSSNPALDLLKAVMEKQASLITDWMRVGFIHGVMNTDNMSIAGETIDYGPCAFMNVYHPKTVFSSIDSTGRYSYSNQPLIAHWNLSRLAIALLSQIHENQEEAVKLAQSTLNEFPEIYQKKWESMMSKKLGLEGELPTDKALIDDLLKIMEQHAADYTNTFLAIQSGDFPEESLFQSDAFQDWYLNWIRRATQNGKSMEEVQEIMGKYNPQYIPRNHKVEEALFQATENHDYTIFNEMLVLLKTPYQFKDGLTAYQVPPKDGDDGYQTFCGT; encoded by the coding sequence ATGAAATGGAATCTCCAACATACTTATACAGAATTGCCAGCCAAACTTTTCACACTTCAGGCGCCAGCACCTGTCAAATCACCAAAGCTTGAACTTTTTAATGAATCATTAGCTGAATTTCTTGGGATCCCTGTTGCAGATAAAGTAGAGTTATCAGAGCTTCTCTCAGGAAATAAGATTCCCCAAGGAGCAAAACCACTTGCTCAGGCTTACGCAGGACACCAATTCGGAAATTTTACAATTCTTGGTGATGGAAGAGCGATTCTTTTAGGAGAACAAATCACTCCCAATCAGGAGCTATTTGATGTCCAACTCAAAGGAGCAGGGAGAACGCCTTATTCTAGAGGTGGGGATGGGAGAGCGACCTTAAAATCCATGTTGAGAGAATATTTGATCTCTGAAGCCATGTATCATTTGGGTATTGCAAGTACAAGGGCTTTAGCTGTTGTGAAAACTGGAGAAAATGTACAGCGGGAATGGGAAAATGAAGGTGCTATCCTAACAAGAGTAGCCAAAAGCCATATTCGAGTAGGTACTTTTGAATTTGCATATCAGCAACTTACTTTGGTAGAGCAAAAGGAACTGACTACCTACACAATCCATAGAGAATATCCTGAAATTAAAAATTCTTCTAATCCTGCTTTAGATTTACTCAAAGCTGTGATGGAAAAGCAAGCTTCTCTAATTACAGATTGGATGCGGGTAGGATTTATTCATGGTGTGATGAATACGGATAACATGAGTATTGCTGGAGAGACGATTGATTATGGCCCTTGTGCTTTTATGAATGTCTATCATCCAAAAACAGTTTTTAGCTCAATCGATAGCACGGGAAGATATTCCTATTCAAATCAACCCTTGATTGCGCACTGGAATTTATCAAGGTTGGCTATTGCTTTACTCTCTCAAATTCATGAAAATCAGGAAGAAGCAGTAAAATTGGCACAAAGTACTTTAAATGAATTTCCTGAAATTTATCAGAAAAAATGGGAATCTATGATGAGCAAAAAACTTGGCTTGGAAGGAGAGCTGCCAACAGATAAAGCACTTATTGATGATTTGTTGAAGATTATGGAACAACATGCTGCTGATTATACCAATACATTTTTAGCAATCCAATCAGGAGATTTTCCAGAGGAAAGCCTTTTTCAAAGTGATGCTTTCCAAGATTGGTATCTCAATTGGATTAGAAGAGCCACGCAGAATGGAAAAAGTATGGAGGAAGTTCAGGAAATAATGGGGAAGTATAACCCGCAGTACATCCCTAGAAATCATAAAGTAGAGGAAGCACTGTTTCAAGCCACTGAAAATCATGATTATACCATTTTCAATGAAATGCTTGTGCTTTTAAAAACACCCTATCAGTTTAAAGATGGACTTACCGCTTATCAAGTTCCTCCCAAAGATGGTGATGATGGATATCAAACATTCTGTGGAAC
- a CDS encoding calcineurin-like phosphoesterase C-terminal domain-containing protein: MKKIIFSAILITLCFSLYAQEIAKGVIYEDVNGNGKKDRNEKGISGVAVSNGEDVVTTNEKGEYSLEVKDGDLIFVIKPSGYSVPLNKYNFPQHFYIHKPSGSPDLKYKGSEPTGPLPKSVDFGLKKAEEKKKFTSLIFGDPQPYNMEEVGYFQRAIVEELEGIQGVEFGVSMGDLVGDDLSLFPAYSEVVSKIGIPWYNIMGNHDQNYDVKEDKLTDESFEAHFGPSTYAFNYADVHVIMLENILYPDPRDGVGYWGGFRPDQLAFIENDLKHVPKDKLIILSMHIPLFEEGDSFRDEDREKLFELLADYPNTMSFSAHTHYQRQDFFGKEDGWKQDKPHHHYNIGTPSGDWYKGLLDERGLPVSTMRDGTPKGYVFLDIDGNQYKARYQVAGKSADYQIDVFAPKLLEQGKRTTSAIFANFFMGTEGNQVRFRINNGNWSNMNFIDEYDPKYLVDLFQWDTTKELLDGRRPSLPQKSKHLWRANIPANLPVGIHTIEVEAIDMYGQKHTGTTQMEIRSR; the protein is encoded by the coding sequence ATGAAAAAAATAATCTTTAGTGCAATTTTAATTACCTTATGCTTTTCGCTTTACGCACAAGAAATAGCCAAGGGGGTCATCTATGAAGATGTAAATGGAAATGGTAAAAAAGACAGAAATGAAAAAGGAATTTCTGGAGTGGCTGTATCTAATGGAGAAGATGTAGTCACCACGAATGAAAAAGGGGAATACAGTCTTGAAGTAAAAGATGGTGATTTGATTTTTGTGATCAAACCATCGGGCTATTCCGTTCCTTTAAATAAATATAACTTCCCACAACATTTCTACATCCACAAACCATCTGGATCACCTGATCTAAAATACAAAGGCTCTGAACCAACTGGTCCACTTCCAAAATCTGTTGACTTTGGTTTAAAGAAAGCTGAAGAAAAGAAAAAGTTTACTAGCTTGATTTTTGGAGATCCTCAGCCATACAACATGGAAGAAGTTGGATATTTCCAAAGAGCAATTGTTGAAGAACTTGAGGGAATTCAAGGTGTAGAATTTGGAGTTTCTATGGGGGATTTGGTTGGAGATGACTTGAGTTTATTTCCTGCTTATTCTGAAGTAGTTTCCAAAATCGGAATCCCTTGGTACAATATCATGGGTAATCATGATCAAAATTATGATGTTAAAGAGGATAAATTGACAGATGAATCTTTTGAAGCACATTTTGGTCCTTCCACTTATGCATTCAACTATGCGGATGTTCATGTGATTATGCTAGAAAATATTCTCTATCCTGATCCAAGAGATGGAGTTGGATACTGGGGTGGATTTAGACCTGATCAACTGGCATTTATTGAAAATGACCTAAAGCATGTTCCGAAGGATAAGTTGATTATTCTTTCCATGCATATTCCACTCTTTGAAGAAGGAGATTCATTTAGAGACGAGGACAGAGAAAAGCTCTTTGAATTGCTTGCTGACTATCCAAATACGATGTCTTTTTCAGCCCATACACATTACCAAAGACAGGATTTCTTTGGAAAAGAAGATGGGTGGAAACAAGATAAACCACATCATCATTATAACATTGGTACACCATCAGGAGATTGGTATAAAGGTCTTTTGGATGAAAGAGGTTTGCCAGTTTCAACTATGAGAGATGGAACACCAAAGGGATATGTATTTTTAGATATTGATGGAAACCAATACAAAGCCAGATATCAAGTAGCTGGTAAATCAGCAGACTATCAAATTGATGTATTTGCTCCAAAGTTACTTGAACAAGGAAAAAGAACAACTTCAGCAATATTTGCGAATTTCTTTATGGGGACTGAAGGAAATCAAGTCAGGTTCAGAATTAATAATGGAAATTGGTCCAATATGAATTTCATTGATGAGTATGATCCAAAATATTTGGTTGATTTATTCCAATGGGATACTACAAAAGAATTGCTTGACGGAAGAAGGCCTTCGCTTCCGCAAAAAAGCAAACACCTCTGGAGAGCTAATATACCTGCTAACCTTCCAGTCGGAATCCATACAATAGAAGTTGAAGCAATTGATATGTATGGACAAAAGCACACTGGAACAACTCAAATGGAAATAAGGAGTAGATAA
- a CDS encoding ROK family protein — MKILVIDIGGSNVKVRVNNGEERRKIPSGTFMTPQKMVEEVLKTTTDWEYEVISLGYPGVIKDGKITAEPKNLGHGWMGFDFESAFGKPFKIMNDAAMQALGSYDKGVMLFLGLGTGLGSALVSHGHVVPMELAHLTYKKGVFEDYLGKKGFQHLGAAKWTKHVNTVVKRFTIAFIPDEIVLGGGNSKHLTKTLPNCRLGNNQMAFEGGLRMWNNEG; from the coding sequence TTGAAAATACTTGTGATTGATATTGGCGGATCCAATGTAAAAGTTAGGGTTAATAATGGAGAGGAAAGAAGAAAGATACCTTCTGGAACTTTTATGACTCCTCAAAAAATGGTGGAGGAAGTATTAAAAACTACCACAGATTGGGAATATGAAGTTATTTCTTTGGGTTATCCGGGAGTAATTAAAGATGGAAAAATCACTGCTGAACCTAAAAATCTTGGACATGGTTGGATGGGTTTTGACTTTGAGTCAGCCTTTGGCAAACCATTCAAAATAATGAATGATGCTGCGATGCAAGCTTTAGGTTCTTATGATAAAGGAGTAATGTTGTTTTTAGGTTTAGGTACAGGTCTAGGCTCTGCATTGGTAAGTCATGGACATGTTGTTCCAATGGAATTAGCTCATTTGACTTATAAAAAAGGAGTTTTTGAGGATTACTTAGGTAAAAAGGGTTTTCAACATCTAGGAGCAGCCAAGTGGACAAAACATGTAAATACTGTCGTAAAAAGATTTACCATTGCTTTTATCCCAGATGAAATTGTCTTAGGTGGCGGAAACTCAAAGCATTTGACTAAAACCCTACCAAATTGTAGATTAGGAAATAATCAAATGGCATTTGAAGGCGGCTTGAGAATGTGGAATAATGAAGGTTAG
- a CDS encoding M14 family zinc carboxypeptidase, with protein sequence MKKRYSIVLLLLFVGSWIAKAQQLDQTYNQKIKDFTTDKRFLPESLLDVVDHPTIPSPLKHFGHIIGAEGHVHTTDKIYAYYQKLAETSPMVHMQEMGKTEEGRNFYLIVIGEENSIKNLDFYKEQTALLSDSRKTNPTQAEQIITKAKPIYYLSAGMHATEMGSPEMMMELAYRLVTSEAEQIKEIRKNIITVINPVSEPDGWDKQVDWYYRYTKGRELFDDGFPRSVPYWGKYVFHDNNRDGLQVSQAITKSIFKGFFEFHPTVMLDLHESVPLLYISTGTGPYNDFVDPITQSEWQVMGNHDVAEVAAQGMPGAFTWAFYDGWWPGYGIWVANNHNSNGRFYETYGNAGADTYLRDLSTSRYAGDLATSKEWYRPDPATPQVLWSYRNNINYTQTGVIASLSYAATNGKQLLRNFYKKGFNSVEKGKTEGPKGFVIAKEQRDPAMAAYLANQLMVQGIEVHESDDEYLILSEQPYRNLLVSLMTPQSYPKDAKFPPYDAIAWTLPNLYGVEVDALDVIDSKNLSSYKLLSEEATYKGKIDGSGSTFILPYHAQNTVLPALYALKQDNKNANISVLKKTEEVNGKSYPAGSVIITKSNSNQIKKISENFGLNFHASSTDFSKIDQKSVNLPRVAIYHTWFNTQDEGWSRYTFEQRGIPYTSIDKDDFKAGNLKSKFDVILIPRVRGNAKTFINGVDSKFGTMPYTKTSEFPSHGFPSSTTDMTGGPGFGGIENLRKFVQEGGLLIALENSAAIMSELGLAPELSAASSGSLFHPGSIVMAKIRKSDSPIVNGYPEEFSIFRGNGPLLQTNKYNRDLMLVQYGSKPLKDEIPYEGPILGMPDKAKSEKTKAKEEKSKPYVVAGMVRNEQEIIGHGTVFNVPVGRGNVLAFTFDPLHRFLNHHDAPMVWNALINWDRLR encoded by the coding sequence ATGAAAAAGCGCTATAGTATTGTATTGCTGTTACTTTTTGTTGGTTCTTGGATCGCTAAAGCACAGCAGCTTGATCAGACTTACAATCAAAAAATTAAAGATTTTACCACAGACAAAAGGTTTTTACCAGAATCGCTCCTAGATGTGGTGGATCATCCTACTATTCCATCTCCCTTAAAACATTTTGGTCATATTATTGGAGCAGAAGGGCATGTCCATACCACAGATAAAATCTACGCTTACTATCAAAAGCTTGCCGAAACCTCCCCTATGGTTCATATGCAAGAAATGGGTAAAACTGAAGAAGGGAGAAATTTTTATTTGATCGTTATTGGAGAAGAGAATTCCATTAAAAATTTGGATTTTTATAAAGAACAAACAGCATTGCTTTCAGACTCCCGAAAAACTAATCCTACACAAGCAGAACAAATTATTACTAAAGCGAAGCCTATTTATTATCTCAGTGCTGGCATGCATGCAACAGAAATGGGATCTCCAGAAATGATGATGGAGTTAGCTTATAGATTAGTCACTTCAGAAGCAGAGCAAATCAAAGAAATTAGAAAAAATATCATTACAGTAATCAATCCTGTATCGGAACCAGATGGATGGGACAAACAAGTCGATTGGTACTACAGATATACGAAAGGAAGAGAATTGTTTGATGATGGTTTCCCGAGATCAGTTCCTTATTGGGGGAAATATGTCTTCCATGATAATAATAGAGATGGACTACAAGTATCTCAAGCCATCACCAAATCGATTTTTAAAGGTTTTTTTGAATTTCATCCAACAGTGATGTTGGATTTGCATGAGTCTGTTCCTTTGCTTTATATCTCTACAGGTACTGGTCCTTACAATGATTTTGTAGATCCAATAACACAAAGCGAATGGCAAGTGATGGGAAATCATGATGTAGCAGAAGTGGCTGCACAAGGAATGCCAGGCGCTTTTACTTGGGCTTTTTACGATGGCTGGTGGCCAGGATACGGAATATGGGTAGCGAATAACCACAATTCAAATGGTCGATTCTATGAAACCTATGGCAATGCCGGTGCCGATACCTATTTAAGAGATCTGTCAACTTCACGCTATGCAGGTGATCTTGCAACTTCCAAAGAATGGTATAGACCGGATCCAGCCACACCACAAGTTTTATGGTCTTACAGAAATAACATCAACTATACCCAAACTGGCGTGATTGCTTCTCTTTCTTATGCTGCAACTAATGGGAAGCAACTTTTGAGAAATTTCTACAAAAAAGGATTCAACAGCGTAGAAAAAGGAAAAACTGAAGGTCCTAAAGGATTTGTGATTGCCAAGGAACAGCGTGATCCAGCTATGGCTGCTTATTTAGCGAATCAGTTGATGGTTCAAGGCATCGAGGTTCATGAATCCGATGATGAATATTTAATCCTTTCAGAACAGCCTTACCGCAATCTCTTAGTTTCTTTAATGACACCTCAGTCTTACCCAAAAGACGCAAAATTTCCTCCTTATGATGCCATAGCATGGACACTACCTAATCTTTATGGTGTAGAGGTTGATGCTTTAGATGTGATAGATAGCAAAAATCTATCTTCTTATAAACTTTTGTCAGAAGAGGCAACATATAAAGGGAAAATTGATGGAAGTGGAAGTACTTTTATTCTTCCTTATCATGCACAAAATACTGTTCTTCCAGCCTTATATGCTTTAAAGCAAGATAATAAGAATGCTAATATAAGTGTTTTGAAAAAAACAGAAGAAGTCAATGGAAAATCATATCCTGCTGGATCTGTCATCATTACAAAAAGCAATTCCAATCAAATCAAGAAAATTTCCGAAAACTTTGGTCTTAATTTCCATGCAAGTTCGACCGATTTTTCAAAAATTGACCAAAAGTCAGTTAATCTACCGAGAGTAGCCATTTATCATACTTGGTTTAACACTCAGGATGAAGGTTGGTCCAGATATACTTTTGAACAAAGAGGAATTCCTTACACATCCATTGATAAGGATGACTTTAAAGCAGGAAATTTGAAATCAAAATTTGATGTTATTCTAATACCAAGAGTACGAGGCAATGCGAAAACTTTCATCAATGGTGTTGATAGTAAATTTGGTACGATGCCTTATACCAAAACTTCTGAGTTTCCAAGTCATGGTTTTCCATCTTCTACCACTGATATGACTGGTGGTCCAGGTTTTGGAGGAATTGAGAATTTAAGGAAGTTTGTTCAAGAAGGAGGCTTGCTGATAGCCTTAGAAAATAGTGCAGCGATCATGTCGGAATTGGGTCTTGCACCCGAATTGAGTGCTGCAAGTTCGGGGAGTTTATTTCACCCAGGTTCTATCGTGATGGCTAAGATAAGAAAATCTGATTCTCCTATTGTCAATGGATATCCAGAGGAGTTTTCGATTTTCAGAGGGAATGGTCCATTATTGCAAACAAACAAGTACAACAGAGATTTGATGCTTGTGCAGTATGGAAGTAAGCCATTGAAAGATGAAATTCCTTATGAAGGTCCAATTCTTGGGATGCCTGATAAGGCTAAAAGTGAGAAGACGAAAGCTAAGGAAGAAAAATCAAAGCCTTATGTAGTTGCTGGTATGGTAAGGAATGAACAAGAGATCATAGGCCATGGTACAGTATTCAATGTGCCCGTCGGACGAGGCAATGTTTTAGCCTTCACATTTGACCCATTGCATAGATTCCTCAATCATCATGATGCGCCAATGGTTTGGAATGCATTGATCAATTGGGATAGACTGAGGTAA
- the arfB gene encoding alternative ribosome rescue aminoacyl-tRNA hydrolase ArfB, whose amino-acid sequence MTIQQKIKNQALNSEFEFQTSRSSGPGGQNVNKVNSKVQLFFDVGNSQVLNEQEKSILLNKWENKLDNEGKVMFQSQEKRSQLQNKELVIRKFYDALSKAFEKKKIRKVTKPSKAAIESRIKAKKSASQKKQNRGKVDW is encoded by the coding sequence ATGACCATTCAGCAAAAAATAAAAAATCAAGCTTTGAATTCTGAGTTTGAATTTCAGACTTCAAGAAGTAGTGGACCTGGTGGGCAAAATGTAAACAAAGTTAATTCTAAAGTTCAGTTATTTTTTGATGTAGGTAATTCACAAGTTCTCAATGAGCAAGAAAAATCAATTCTCTTGAACAAATGGGAAAATAAGCTTGACAATGAAGGCAAAGTAATGTTTCAAAGCCAAGAAAAGCGCTCCCAACTTCAGAACAAAGAGCTCGTAATTCGGAAATTTTATGATGCATTATCAAAGGCTTTTGAGAAAAAGAAGATTAGAAAAGTAACTAAGCCCTCAAAAGCAGCAATTGAAAGCAGAATAAAAGCCAAAAAAAGTGCTTCACAAAAAAAACAGAATCGAGGGAAAGTGGATTGGTAA
- a CDS encoding GNAT family N-acetyltransferase: MKGFCFQNPENGFSFKHHLFSQYMLKIYQATESQLIEVQKIAQITWPHTFKDILTSSQIEYMMDWMYSLESLNSQVKDKNHVFLLAEENEKYIGYCSYELNCANSGKVKIHKIYLLPDVQGQGVGKRLISEVEKIAKANLFDAIYLNVNRFNNQALQAYLALGFYEAKREVIALENGFVMDDIVMEKKI, from the coding sequence GTGAAAGGATTTTGTTTCCAAAATCCAGAAAATGGATTTAGCTTTAAACATCATTTGTTTTCACAATACATGTTGAAGATTTACCAAGCTACAGAAAGCCAATTAATTGAAGTTCAGAAAATAGCTCAAATTACATGGCCCCACACATTTAAAGATATATTGACTTCAAGTCAGATTGAATACATGATGGATTGGATGTACTCCTTAGAATCTTTGAATTCTCAGGTAAAAGACAAGAATCATGTGTTTCTTTTAGCAGAAGAAAATGAGAAATACATAGGATACTGCTCTTATGAGCTCAATTGTGCTAATTCTGGTAAAGTTAAGATACATAAGATTTACCTTCTTCCTGATGTGCAAGGTCAGGGCGTAGGTAAAAGATTGATTTCAGAGGTTGAAAAAATTGCAAAGGCAAATCTATTTGATGCCATTTACCTGAATGTCAATAGGTTTAATAATCAGGCTTTACAAGCCTATTTAGCTCTAGGATTTTACGAAGCCAAACGTGAGGTGATAGCCCTTGAAAATGGGTTTGTGATGGATGATATTGTTATGGAAAAGAAAATTTGA
- a CDS encoding DUF6526 family protein, with translation MQNYKNHARYYPLHHFVITPLTLLYFIWSIVKVIQAFDTDLFAHATYHLLGALIILILPILSRLYALKNQDRIIRMEMRLRYFELTGKSLRELEPKLRLSQIIALRFASDEELLSLIDETIKNDLRAKVIKQRIKEWQADTRRV, from the coding sequence ATGCAAAACTATAAAAATCACGCTCGGTATTACCCTTTACATCATTTTGTAATCACACCATTGACTTTGCTCTATTTTATATGGTCTATAGTAAAAGTGATCCAAGCTTTTGATACTGATCTATTTGCTCATGCTACTTATCATTTACTTGGTGCTTTGATTATTTTAATCCTTCCTATACTGTCAAGGTTGTATGCGTTGAAAAATCAAGATAGAATCATCCGTATGGAAATGAGATTAAGGTATTTTGAGTTGACAGGTAAATCTTTACGTGAGCTTGAACCAAAATTACGTCTATCGCAAATTATTGCACTTCGCTTTGCGTCAGACGAGGAGTTACTTTCACTAATAGATGAAACCATCAAGAATGATCTCAGGGCCAAAGTGATCAAGCAAAGAATTAAAGAATGGCAGGCAGATACGAGGAGGGTTTAA
- a CDS encoding RagB/SusD family nutrient uptake outer membrane protein, whose translation MKKHNLYMTLAILISMSIWGCNPLKLDEIDDPNNPSVGSVSNNASRQQIQFVLTGLEARHRGYVTNVSQAWNTFGREIWYLNGSDPRSQTDWLGQNGRVPDRSYFGFGNTGGGSYAAPYQAINQANVLIRAANNTTFLNDSEKRAVAGFAKMIQGYQFMIPANFVYNNGIRIDVEDPLNPGPFVPYAQAMDHVRSILVAADADFNAAGSGNFPLTLTSGFAGFNTISGLRQVTNAILARANAYRQDWQGVLTALNSSFMNLNGPLNVGPAHPYVGPPDAFNPLFYVPNAATNTIIVVHPSVLEDALPNDNRRAKFFQRNTPVTVSTDAGVLTGTHQDARWPSNTTSIPFIKNEELILLKAEAHANLDQFADAVAAINIIRNAAGIGPYTGATSRAALIDEILFQRRYSLWAEPWGHRWIDARRYDRLNQIPTNFDGGTIFTQFPHPQAELSWDQYTGN comes from the coding sequence ATGAAAAAACATAATTTATATATGACCCTAGCGATACTCATCAGTATGAGTATTTGGGGATGTAATCCTTTGAAATTGGATGAAATTGATGATCCCAACAACCCATCTGTGGGAAGTGTATCCAATAATGCATCTAGACAACAGATTCAATTTGTGTTGACAGGATTGGAGGCTAGACACCGCGGCTATGTCACCAATGTATCACAAGCTTGGAACACATTTGGGAGAGAAATATGGTACCTAAATGGTTCAGATCCAAGATCTCAAACTGACTGGCTCGGCCAAAATGGAAGGGTGCCTGATAGATCTTATTTTGGATTTGGAAACACAGGAGGGGGTTCTTACGCTGCTCCTTACCAAGCAATCAATCAGGCGAATGTCTTGATTCGTGCGGCAAATAACACTACCTTCTTAAATGATTCTGAGAAGAGAGCTGTAGCTGGATTTGCAAAAATGATCCAAGGCTATCAATTCATGATACCGGCAAATTTTGTTTATAACAATGGAATCAGAATTGATGTTGAGGATCCCTTGAACCCAGGGCCCTTTGTTCCATATGCACAAGCAATGGATCATGTAAGGAGTATTTTGGTAGCGGCTGATGCTGATTTCAACGCTGCTGGTTCTGGAAATTTTCCGTTGACATTGACCTCAGGTTTTGCTGGTTTTAATACCATCAGTGGACTAAGACAGGTGACGAATGCAATTCTCGCACGTGCCAATGCATACAGACAAGACTGGCAAGGTGTTTTGACGGCGCTCAATAGTTCATTTATGAATTTGAATGGCCCTCTAAATGTAGGTCCAGCACATCCATATGTTGGCCCGCCAGATGCCTTTAACCCGCTCTTTTATGTGCCAAATGCTGCTACAAACACCATCATAGTTGTACATCCATCAGTTTTGGAAGATGCCTTACCTAATGATAATCGAAGAGCTAAATTCTTCCAAAGAAATACTCCTGTAACTGTATCAACTGATGCAGGTGTCTTAACAGGAACACACCAAGATGCAAGATGGCCTTCAAATACCACATCAATTCCATTTATCAAGAATGAAGAACTGATTTTATTGAAAGCTGAAGCACATGCTAACCTTGATCAATTTGCAGATGCAGTCGCCGCAATCAATATTATCAGAAATGCTGCTGGAATTGGGCCATATACAGGTGCTACTTCTAGAGCAGCATTGATCGACGAAATTCTGTTTCAAAGAAGGTATTCTCTATGGGCAGAACCATGGGGTCACCGTTGGATAGATGCTCGACGTTATGATAGGTTAAATCAAATTCCTACAAACTTTGATGGTGGAACAATCTTTACCCAGTTTCCCCATCCTCAGGCTGAATTGAGCTGGGATCAATACACAGGGAATTAA